Proteins encoded in a region of the Raphanus sativus cultivar WK10039 unplaced genomic scaffold, ASM80110v3 Scaffold0409, whole genome shotgun sequence genome:
- the LOC130502064 gene encoding lysine histidine transporter-like 6 isoform X1, whose amino-acid sequence MVSASPISPSKETDQKSGEKWMAAEPSRPAKWWYSTFHTVTAMIGAGVLSLPYAMAYLGWGPGTLMLVLTWGLTLNTMWQMVQLHECVPGTRFDRYIDLGRYAFGPKLGPWIVLPQQLIVQVGCCIVYMVTGGKCLKQFVDVTCSTCAPVRSTYWILAFGGVHFLLSQLPNFNSVAGVSLAAAVMSLSYSTIAWAGSIAHGRIPDVSYGYKATSPSDSMFRIFNALGQISFAFAGHAVALEIQATMPSTPERPSKVPMWQGVMGAYFVNAICYFPVALICYWAFGQDVDDNVLNNLQRPAWLIASANLMVVVHVIGSYQVFAMPVFDLLERMMVTRFGFKHGVVLRFFTRTIYVAFTLFIGVSFPFFGDLLGFFGGFGFAPTSFFLPSIMWLIIKKPKRFSITWLVNWISIIVGVFIMLASTIGGLRNIIADSSAYRFYA is encoded by the exons atggTCTCTGCTTCTCCCATTTCTCCTTCTAAG GAAACTGATCAGAAGTCCGGCGAGAAATGGATGGCGGCGGAACCATCAAGGCCAGCCAAGTGGTGGTACTCCACCTTCCACACCGTCACGGCTATGATCGGTGCCGGAGTTCTGAGTCTCCCTTATGCCATGGCTTACCTTGGCTG GGGACCAGGGACATTAATGTTGGTACTGACATGGGGACTGACCCTAAACACGATGTGGCAGATGGTACAGCTCCACGAGTGCGTACCGGGAACCCGGTTTGACCGGTATATCGATCTAGGCCGGTACGCTTTCGGCCCAAAACTCGGCCCATGGATCGTCCTCCCGCAACAGCTCATCGTCCAGGTCGGGTGCTGCATTGTTTACATGGTGACTGGTGGCAAGTGCCTAAAGCAGTTCGTGGATGTCACGTGCTCCACCTGCGCTCCCGTGCGATCGACGTATTGGATTCTCGCCTTCGGTGGGGTCCACTTCCTCCTCTCCCAGCTCCCTAACTTTAACTCCGTCGCCGGTGTCTCCTTGGCTGCCGCCGTTATGTCCCTCAG CTACTCGACGATAGCGTGGGCAGGAAGTATCGCACATGGAAGAATCCCTGACGTTAGCTACGGTTACAAAGCTACGAGTCCAAGTGACTCCATGTTCCGAATCTTCAACGCCTTAGGTCAGATCTCATTCGCTTTCGCGGGCCACGCCGTGGCTCTAGAGATCCAAGCAACGATGCCTTCAACTCCTGAGAGACCATCAAAGGTGCCCATGTGGCAAGGAGTGATGGGAGCTTACTTTGTCAACGCCATTTGCTATTTCCCGGTGGCTCTAATCTGCTATTGGGCCTTTGGTCAAGACGTAGACGACAATGTGCTGAATAATCTACAGAGACCAGCTTGGCTTATTGCTTCTGCTAATCTCATGGTTGTTGTCCACGTCATTGGTAGCTACCAAGTGTTTGCTATGCCTGTCTTTGACCTTTTGGAGAGGATGATGGTTACTAGGTTCGGTTTTAAGCATGGAGTTGTTCTGAGGTTTTTCACTAGAACTATTTATGTCG CGTTTACATTGTTCATTGGAGTGAGTTTCCCCTTCTTTGGAGACCTTCTAGGGTTCTTTGGAGGATTTGGCTTTGCACCCACTTCTTTCTTT CTCCCAAGTATAATGTGGCTTATCATAAAGAAACCAAAGAGATTCAGCATAACGTGGTTGGTCAATTGG ATCTCCATCATTGTAGGGGTGTTCATAATGCTGGCGTCAACAATTGGAGGACTAAGGAACATCATCGCGGATTCTTCGGCTTATAGGTTCTATGCTTAG
- the LOC130502064 gene encoding lysine histidine transporter-like 6 isoform X2 — translation MVSASPISPSKKSGEKWMAAEPSRPAKWWYSTFHTVTAMIGAGVLSLPYAMAYLGWGPGTLMLVLTWGLTLNTMWQMVQLHECVPGTRFDRYIDLGRYAFGPKLGPWIVLPQQLIVQVGCCIVYMVTGGKCLKQFVDVTCSTCAPVRSTYWILAFGGVHFLLSQLPNFNSVAGVSLAAAVMSLSYSTIAWAGSIAHGRIPDVSYGYKATSPSDSMFRIFNALGQISFAFAGHAVALEIQATMPSTPERPSKVPMWQGVMGAYFVNAICYFPVALICYWAFGQDVDDNVLNNLQRPAWLIASANLMVVVHVIGSYQVFAMPVFDLLERMMVTRFGFKHGVVLRFFTRTIYVAFTLFIGVSFPFFGDLLGFFGGFGFAPTSFFLPSIMWLIIKKPKRFSITWLVNWISIIVGVFIMLASTIGGLRNIIADSSAYRFYA, via the exons atggTCTCTGCTTCTCCCATTTCTCCTTCTAAG AAGTCCGGCGAGAAATGGATGGCGGCGGAACCATCAAGGCCAGCCAAGTGGTGGTACTCCACCTTCCACACCGTCACGGCTATGATCGGTGCCGGAGTTCTGAGTCTCCCTTATGCCATGGCTTACCTTGGCTG GGGACCAGGGACATTAATGTTGGTACTGACATGGGGACTGACCCTAAACACGATGTGGCAGATGGTACAGCTCCACGAGTGCGTACCGGGAACCCGGTTTGACCGGTATATCGATCTAGGCCGGTACGCTTTCGGCCCAAAACTCGGCCCATGGATCGTCCTCCCGCAACAGCTCATCGTCCAGGTCGGGTGCTGCATTGTTTACATGGTGACTGGTGGCAAGTGCCTAAAGCAGTTCGTGGATGTCACGTGCTCCACCTGCGCTCCCGTGCGATCGACGTATTGGATTCTCGCCTTCGGTGGGGTCCACTTCCTCCTCTCCCAGCTCCCTAACTTTAACTCCGTCGCCGGTGTCTCCTTGGCTGCCGCCGTTATGTCCCTCAG CTACTCGACGATAGCGTGGGCAGGAAGTATCGCACATGGAAGAATCCCTGACGTTAGCTACGGTTACAAAGCTACGAGTCCAAGTGACTCCATGTTCCGAATCTTCAACGCCTTAGGTCAGATCTCATTCGCTTTCGCGGGCCACGCCGTGGCTCTAGAGATCCAAGCAACGATGCCTTCAACTCCTGAGAGACCATCAAAGGTGCCCATGTGGCAAGGAGTGATGGGAGCTTACTTTGTCAACGCCATTTGCTATTTCCCGGTGGCTCTAATCTGCTATTGGGCCTTTGGTCAAGACGTAGACGACAATGTGCTGAATAATCTACAGAGACCAGCTTGGCTTATTGCTTCTGCTAATCTCATGGTTGTTGTCCACGTCATTGGTAGCTACCAAGTGTTTGCTATGCCTGTCTTTGACCTTTTGGAGAGGATGATGGTTACTAGGTTCGGTTTTAAGCATGGAGTTGTTCTGAGGTTTTTCACTAGAACTATTTATGTCG CGTTTACATTGTTCATTGGAGTGAGTTTCCCCTTCTTTGGAGACCTTCTAGGGTTCTTTGGAGGATTTGGCTTTGCACCCACTTCTTTCTTT CTCCCAAGTATAATGTGGCTTATCATAAAGAAACCAAAGAGATTCAGCATAACGTGGTTGGTCAATTGG ATCTCCATCATTGTAGGGGTGTTCATAATGCTGGCGTCAACAATTGGAGGACTAAGGAACATCATCGCGGATTCTTCGGCTTATAGGTTCTATGCTTAG